DNA from Lentibacillus amyloliquefaciens:
TTTACGTTTGGCGGGGTTTTAAGTTTCACCATGCCGTTTGGCACCTTTTTGTTATCGCAGGAAGTGTCCTGCACTTTTTAAGTGTCATGACACTTCTGGAGTAATTCTGTGATTTTCTGCAACTGACCAGATCATTTACTCTCCATTAATGCGTTCATATGCCATTTTTCCCTTGTCGGGGTCTGTCCCCAATTTCTGCCATATGGATTTCAAGCGGACTGCCTGCATGAAAGTACCATAATTCATCAGATTTAAGCCGGTGAAAATGTGAAACATCCCCTGCCCGCAGCAGGAAATATATACTTGTGTACAAAACATGATCTTCCAAAGCCTCCGCAGCATATGTCTGTTTGTAAAAACCGCCCTCCGGATGAGGTTCCAGATTTAATTTCCTGATCCAATCATGAGCATTAAGTGACGTCATATGAACACCCTTTCAAATTAAATTCAGCATCTGGCATCAAATCTTTTTCGACATATTATAACTCTTTACTTCATAACCCATCTTTTGATACAGCGCAAAAGCACGTTCATTATGCGCAAATACATGAAGGCCTATCCGGCTGATACCTTCTGATTTGGCATATTTCTCCAAACTAGCCATCGTCAGGTTGCCATACCCTTTGCCGCGCTGGTTTTCATCAAGCTCAATATCATAGATAAATGCCTGCTTGTCCTCTTCGTTATGCTTAACAAAGAGCCACAATATCCCGACCGCTTCATGGTCGCTCATGATTGTCAATAAGTTATGGTCTTTCGTTTTCAGTCCATCAGGCAGCAATTGCTTAAACTGATGCTGCGCATTTTCCAGCGCATCCGCTTTATGCCAGTTCCCTGCTTTGACATGTTCATCGGCGTAGTCTTGCAGTTTTGTCTCATAATAGGTGTTAAACCGCTCTTCACTCATTGGTTCAAATGTTATTGTCATTTTTATTCCCCCTGTACTTAACTGGCGATCCCAGCACAAAGATACATTATTGTTAAAAACCTTTACACAAGTGATGTCACAAGGTGTAAAATATATAAATCCCCCAAAAGAGCAATGCGACAAATATTATGAGGAATATAATATCTTTGACGATGATCGTTGTATTATAAAAGTAAAGTTTGCTGATGAAATAAATGATACCGGTAATAGTAGCTGTTAACACTAAAGCAAAACCGAAACTATCATTTATGAGTTGAATAATGGGTAACAGTATAATGAATATTATAACGCCTGCTCTTTTCGTTATTGAATATTTACGGTCATTGAAAATGGCTTCTTTTAGCGATGGTTTATTTTCATCCATACAATCTCCTCTCTCATTTTAATCCGCTTTCTTTCCGATAAGTTTAATCCATTTCTGTTTAAACATCGTTTCGCCATTCTTTATGTATGGAGAAAGGCCTGTTCTTATATTCCCCGTCTCAATCTCAGTATTTATATCTTGGATAATTTGTTCTTTTATTTGATCATCTGGTTCGGTCAGCGCCAGCCATCTGTTTAGGTGAATCGGAACGTCTAATGCAGGAGGGACCGGCATATTGCTCTTTAATTTTCTTCTTGTGTTCCTCACTCATATCATCTTTCTCCTCCCAACTGGTCATTTTGAATACCCACTTTCACTCCAAATTTGTTCAATAGCTTGACCCGATCTTGCAATGACTCCTCATTCTCAACTAATACCCTGCCCGCTCCGGTCGAAAGCGCGAGCTGCTAAATAAAACCCTTTTATAAAAAAATGGTCTTTAAGATAGAGGCCTTTATTAACGAATACATTACATAGTTTGGGCGTAAATTCTTTTCCAGTCAATATTTGATCAGCGAAAAACTTGGAAAATTTCGAAAACACGAAACTTAATCAGTAATAGATGCGTAAGATATTATCAGAGGAGGATGATGAATGAAAAAAGTTATTGGCTGGTCAATACTATCCTCAATAATAATTGCTATCGCTGTGTGGATTGCAAGTATCATTTTTACTTTCTCATATGGTGAGTGGAGTTTCTTCATTGGTCTGGGTTTATCAGTTATCATTTTCTTTTTCAGCAGCAGCGGGGGTGCATTATCTAAAGGAGCGGCTTTCGAGGCAAGCGAGGCTGGGTGGAAAATCCGGAAAGAGAATAACGATATGAAAGCAAACGTTGGTGCCGTGTTCTATGGCTCTGTTCTTTATACTATAATTAGTTTAATCGTTATGGTCATCTTATATTTATAAAACTAAAGGGTGCGTTTTCGAGGAAGGGAAACTAAATGTATGGCTGATTTCTAAATGACAGCCAGACGTCGCTTCGGCGGGGTTACTGGCCATTAGCTGCGGAAAAAAGTGAAACTACATTCAGCGGAGCGTTCTTTTCAGTCGCGTCCGTCGCAAAATTGAATATAGTAGTTTCCTGCATTTCACGCTTTATCAGGAACCCTGGCGCGTACCCGTTAACGTTATAATAATCTTAAATACTAACCATACTGCAGATTAAACCAGAAGTTGCTAATCCTCTGCCACCTTCATTTGCTTTTGCCATTTCTTTTACCGCTTTTCTTGAAACTATAATCCTTATTTGTTTCAGGTGTGTCAGCCATTATAGTCCCTATAAATCGATTTTATTTAATAATTCTTGCTGGGTTCCCACGTACTACGACATTATCCCGCATATCTTTTTGATTTAGGCTGTTATTGTTGTTATCTGCCCCGTACTAGATAAAAATGCGACTTAAAACGGGAAATGACAGGCACTTTAAAAATTCAATTCTTCTCCACTATAACGAGCAAATTTGTCCGTTACATCTTTAAGGTGCTGATAGTCCAATGACGCGAGATTCTCTACATCAACAGCTTCTAAAACGTATTTAGCGAAGTGCCAGACTTCTTTTTGAATGGAGGCCTCACTAACGATCGCAACCTTATACAATGTGTCGATAATGTTATATACGACTGATATGTCATCTTTCCCGTAATGCTTGATTTGGTAAAAACTTTTGAATAAATAGTCCCGAAAATTCTTTTGTTCCATAATTAACCGCAAATCCCCATCGTTATCGGAGAAATACGTGACCGAACGATAATTACCGGCTAGTTCCGAAAGCAAACCGCCAATGCGGTGAATACAGTTAATCGCAGTGTTCGGATCATTCATACCGGTTGACAGTGATTTCACTGCAATCTCAACCAATTTTTCGATTGAAAATCCAATATCCTGAAGGTCGGTACGTTCATCACCAATGACTAAAAAATAGTCGTGTTCGGCTAATTTATCGTTTTTGTCCCCTAAAGACCAAAAGTAAAAAACCGGCATTCCTTTAGGAGCATAATCACCGACCTGAAAAGTTGCCTCTAACACCATATCATTGTCACTAGCCCAGTTAATCAGATAGTTATAATTCACTTGTTGAATATACCCCGAGCGTCTGGCCTGAATTGTTTGTCTATCATTTTCTCTAATGGTCTGAATTTGCGAATGATCCCAATGCTGGTGTTCGCCATACGTTCTTTCTGCAAACGTTTCTCTTATTAATTGCGATGTTTTGTTACGTATAACGCCAATCAGGAAGTTCACTTGCGCCCACCGTGCAGAGAAATGGATAAATAAAATAAAAAAGCCCAGTGAAATAATCGTAATCACAACGGTGAAGAGAGGGCTCAGCAAGTCTTTTTGATTCGTTTCTGTTAATAGCCATAAATTAATCAGTACAAAAATAAATCCGAACGTGTAAACACCCAACACATGTTGAGTGATTTTACTTTGCATAAAGTCCTGTAATGCTCGAGGTGAAAACTGGGATGAATATGTCGTCAGCATCACCATAATCGTTGAGAAACTTATCGTTGTCATCGTCAGCATCGCTGTAATTAAAGCAGCATAAAGCTGTTTTGATATGCTTTGGCCTGTAAGTAAAATGTCCGGTATGCTGCCGGATACTTTAGGAACCAGCCAAACATCCAATGCTGTTATGACAAGCGCTGCAATTATCGAACATATCCCATATACGATGGGTAGAAACCAGAAACTATCACGAACGGTTGTCCATAATGACGTTTTCTTCATGCTAATCCTCTTTCTAAAAAATCCTTCATATACCTTTACTTAAATAACACGGCGTTGCTATTACCAAACGAGCAAGATTGTGTAACTAACCTCAGTCTTCCCT
Protein-coding regions in this window:
- a CDS encoding cupin domain-containing protein yields the protein MTSLNAHDWIRKLNLEPHPEGGFYKQTYAAEALEDHVLYTSIYFLLRAGDVSHFHRLKSDELWYFHAGSPLEIHMAEIGDRPRQGKNGI
- a CDS encoding GNAT family N-acetyltransferase, which codes for MTITFEPMSEERFNTYYETKLQDYADEHVKAGNWHKADALENAQHQFKQLLPDGLKTKDHNLLTIMSDHEAVGILWLFVKHNEEDKQAFIYDIELDENQRGKGYGNLTMASLEKYAKSEGISRIGLHVFAHNERAFALYQKMGYEVKSYNMSKKI
- a CDS encoding DUF2254 domain-containing protein — protein: MKKTSLWTTVRDSFWFLPIVYGICSIIAALVITALDVWLVPKVSGSIPDILLTGQSISKQLYAALITAMLTMTTISFSTIMVMLTTYSSQFSPRALQDFMQSKITQHVLGVYTFGFIFVLINLWLLTETNQKDLLSPLFTVVITIISLGFFILFIHFSARWAQVNFLIGVIRNKTSQLIRETFAERTYGEHQHWDHSQIQTIRENDRQTIQARRSGYIQQVNYNYLINWASDNDMVLEATFQVGDYAPKGMPVFYFWSLGDKNDKLAEHDYFLVIGDERTDLQDIGFSIEKLVEIAVKSLSTGMNDPNTAINCIHRIGGLLSELAGNYRSVTYFSDNDGDLRLIMEQKNFRDYLFKSFYQIKHYGKDDISVVYNIIDTLYKVAIVSEASIQKEVWHFAKYVLEAVDVENLASLDYQHLKDVTDKFARYSGEELNF